The Lysobacter capsici genome has a segment encoding these proteins:
- a CDS encoding aspartate carbamoyltransferase catalytic subunit, whose protein sequence is MNSSVSPAGSRHLLSLRDSTRASLDALLIRAQAFAEGHYDSRALAGIAVCTLFFEPSTRTRLSFQLAAQQLGAHVLNFDASTSSTSKGETALDTLKNIEAMGVRGFVIRHREDGAVAALAEQAREGTCLINAGDGRSAHPTQGLLDMLTLRQAKGADFSALRVALIGDVKHSRVARSDLQALRALGAGEIRVCGPASLLPDDGTLDGCVVTQDFDAALDGVDAVMMLRLQRERMEEGLVASLDDYHRDYGLTATRLRRAAADAVVMHPGPMNRGVEITDEVADGPQSLILTQVANGVAVRMAVLETLLKG, encoded by the coding sequence ATGAATTCCTCCGTTTCCCCCGCTGGTTCGCGCCATCTGCTGAGCCTGCGCGACAGCACGCGCGCATCGCTCGACGCCTTGTTGATCCGCGCGCAGGCCTTCGCCGAAGGCCACTACGACAGTCGCGCGCTGGCCGGCATCGCGGTGTGCACGTTGTTTTTCGAGCCGTCCACGCGCACCCGTTTGAGTTTTCAGCTGGCCGCGCAGCAGCTCGGCGCGCATGTGCTGAACTTCGACGCGTCCACTTCGTCGACCAGCAAGGGCGAGACCGCGCTGGACACGCTCAAGAACATCGAGGCGATGGGCGTGCGCGGTTTCGTCATCCGCCATCGCGAGGACGGCGCGGTCGCCGCGCTCGCCGAGCAGGCGCGCGAAGGCACTTGCCTGATCAATGCCGGCGATGGACGCAGCGCGCACCCGACCCAGGGCCTGCTCGACATGCTGACCCTGCGCCAGGCCAAGGGCGCGGATTTTTCCGCGTTGCGCGTGGCCTTGATCGGCGACGTCAAGCATTCGCGCGTGGCGCGCTCGGACCTGCAGGCGCTGCGCGCGCTGGGCGCCGGCGAGATCCGCGTATGCGGCCCGGCCTCGCTGTTGCCCGACGACGGCACCTTGGACGGCTGCGTGGTCACCCAGGATTTCGATGCCGCGCTGGACGGCGTGGACGCGGTAATGATGCTGCGTCTGCAGCGCGAACGCATGGAAGAAGGCCTGGTCGCATCGCTGGACGATTATCACCGCGATTACGGCCTGACCGCGACGCGCCTGCGCCGCGCCGCCGCCGATGCGGTGGTGATGCATCCCGGCCCGATGAACCGCGGGGTCGAGATCACCGACGAAGTGGCCGATGGTCCGCAGTCGCTGATTTTGACTCAGGTCGCCAACGGCGTGGCGGTGCGCATGGCGGTGCTGGAAACCCTGCTGAAGGGCTGA
- a CDS encoding DUF4153 domain-containing protein yields MTSPSTLSAATRSFIVLVALLQGLLLYLLRIGPFANSGLEVCGYVIVLSVPTMMILSVQRLNDARFWQHAVGIGAIYLLLAWWAGWSATGAPDISASAVLWPFGASLAIALFIALPYLQCRLDSGRWRASYDQLFEHGWQNALTLLLTAVFVGICWAVLGLCAVLFKLIGIQFFADLFTMRSFIHLASGIMIGLGVLVGRTQQRPVQVARQILFAIFKGLLPLVAVIAILFVISLPFTGLDALWRTRSATLILMCLIAVMVLFVNAVYQDGNGEPPYPRWLRRVVEAALLILPIYAMLGLYALALRIGQYGWTAERLWAVIASVVLTAYAFGYAWAALRPRLGWLHGLMRVNVIVSLVAMAFAVAANSLVLDPHRLTVNDQLARLREGRTPAEEFDLSHLRFQNGRRGYEALQGLRSDPRFAGDKQSAKLERVLKMKNPWEYSMDDRVQAQADTVAAALRHIQIAPGADQPDTVWLQALIAQRLPTPDCLNADSQCVLMTPDLDHNGRNDYLLCNTVQYGATCFVYSLEDGLWDKIGRSYLGDRAETVAPAMRAGQVKAVPRRWSDFQFGDDGKLVQFEMDSEEERAKTRLAMKSDKTSAAVAADKKPTPDSH; encoded by the coding sequence ATGACCTCGCCCTCCACCCTGTCCGCCGCCACGCGCTCGTTCATCGTCCTGGTCGCGCTGTTGCAGGGCTTGCTGCTGTATCTGCTGCGGATCGGCCCGTTCGCCAACAGCGGCCTGGAAGTGTGCGGCTACGTCATCGTGTTGTCGGTGCCGACGATGATGATACTGTCGGTGCAGCGCCTGAATGACGCGCGCTTCTGGCAACACGCGGTCGGCATCGGCGCGATTTATCTGCTGCTGGCGTGGTGGGCCGGCTGGAGCGCGACCGGCGCGCCCGACATCAGCGCCAGCGCGGTGCTGTGGCCGTTCGGCGCGAGCCTGGCGATCGCCTTGTTCATCGCCCTGCCCTATCTGCAATGCCGCCTGGACAGCGGCCGCTGGCGCGCGTCCTACGATCAACTGTTCGAGCACGGCTGGCAGAACGCGCTGACCTTGCTGTTGACCGCGGTGTTCGTCGGCATCTGCTGGGCGGTGCTCGGCCTGTGCGCGGTGCTGTTCAAGCTGATCGGCATCCAGTTCTTCGCCGATCTGTTCACCATGCGCAGCTTCATCCATCTCGCCAGCGGGATCATGATCGGCCTGGGCGTGCTGGTCGGCCGCACCCAGCAGCGGCCGGTGCAGGTCGCGCGGCAGATTCTGTTCGCGATCTTCAAAGGGCTGCTGCCGCTGGTCGCGGTGATCGCGATCTTGTTCGTGATCAGCCTGCCGTTCACCGGCCTGGACGCGCTGTGGCGGACCCGCTCGGCGACCTTGATCCTGATGTGCCTGATCGCGGTGATGGTGCTGTTCGTCAACGCGGTGTACCAGGACGGCAACGGCGAGCCGCCGTATCCGCGCTGGCTGCGGCGAGTGGTCGAAGCGGCGCTGCTGATCCTGCCGATTTACGCGATGCTGGGGTTGTACGCGCTGGCCTTGCGCATCGGCCAGTACGGCTGGACCGCCGAACGCCTGTGGGCGGTGATCGCCTCGGTCGTGCTGACCGCGTACGCGTTCGGTTACGCCTGGGCCGCATTGCGACCGCGCCTGGGCTGGCTGCACGGGCTGATGCGGGTCAACGTGATCGTCTCGCTGGTGGCCATGGCGTTCGCGGTCGCGGCAAACTCGCTGGTGCTCGACCCGCACCGCCTCACCGTCAACGATCAACTCGCGCGTCTGCGCGAAGGCCGCACCCCGGCGGAAGAATTCGACCTCAGCCACCTGCGTTTCCAGAACGGCCGGCGCGGCTACGAAGCCTTGCAGGGCCTGCGCAGCGATCCGCGATTCGCCGGCGACAAGCAAAGCGCCAAGCTCGAACGCGTGCTCAAAATGAAAAATCCGTGGGAATACAGCATGGACGATCGCGTCCAGGCCCAGGCCGACACCGTCGCTGCGGCGCTGCGACATATCCAGATCGCGCCGGGCGCCGATCAACCCGATACGGTGTGGCTGCAGGCCCTGATCGCCCAACGGCTGCCCACGCCGGACTGTCTGAATGCCGATTCGCAATGCGTGCTGATGACGCCGGACCTCGACCACAACGGCCGCAACGACTACCTGTTGTGCAACACCGTGCAATACGGTGCGACCTGCTTCGTCTATAGCCTGGAAGACGGCCTGTGGGACAAGATCGGCCGCAGCTATCTCGGCGATCGCGCCGAAACCGTCGCCCCGGCGATGCGCGCGGGGCAAGTCAAGGCGGTGCCGCG
- a CDS encoding prolyl oligopeptidase family serine peptidase, giving the protein MTDSREHGRFLSRELVLDHGVVHRYQVFVPSLKAGGERPALIVFLHGSGERGDDNRKQVEVGLGPIIRERMDDFPAIVVFPQMHTDQIDADRFAGTALKILDRAQAEFNADPKRIVLTGLSMGGYASYELALMQPDRFAAVVPICGGYDPPKAYDAERIAALGGALDLDAAARKLRGIPFWIFHGAQDDVVPPRYSRDMSAALKRAGADVRYTEFPDADHNSWDPAYATAELWPWVFAQHRP; this is encoded by the coding sequence ATGACCGATTCACGCGAACACGGCCGTTTCCTGAGCCGCGAACTGGTGCTCGACCACGGTGTCGTGCATCGCTATCAAGTGTTCGTGCCCTCGCTCAAGGCCGGCGGCGAACGGCCCGCGCTGATCGTGTTCCTGCACGGCTCGGGCGAACGCGGCGACGACAACCGCAAGCAGGTCGAGGTCGGGCTCGGCCCGATCATCCGCGAACGCATGGACGACTTCCCGGCGATCGTAGTGTTCCCGCAGATGCACACCGACCAGATCGATGCCGACCGTTTCGCCGGCACCGCGCTGAAAATTCTCGACCGCGCCCAGGCCGAATTCAACGCCGATCCCAAGCGCATCGTGCTGACCGGCCTGTCGATGGGCGGTTATGCGAGCTACGAACTGGCCCTGATGCAACCCGACCGCTTCGCCGCGGTGGTGCCGATCTGCGGAGGCTACGACCCGCCGAAGGCCTACGACGCCGAGCGCATCGCCGCGCTGGGCGGAGCCTTGGACCTGGACGCCGCCGCGCGCAAGCTGCGCGGCATCCCGTTCTGGATTTTCCATGGCGCGCAGGACGACGTGGTTCCGCCGCGTTACTCGCGCGACATGAGCGCCGCGCTCAAGCGCGCCGGCGCCGACGTGCGCTACACCGAATTTCCCGACGCCGACCATAACTCCTGGGACCCGGCGTATGCGACGGCGGAGTTGTGGCCATGGGTGTTCGCGCAACATCGGCCGTGA
- a CDS encoding YqgE/AlgH family protein translates to MPVMPTPLANQVLIALSALADTNFSRSVALICQHDDDGAMGIVVNRPSEYTLGEVFGQMGVDGGDESLRAQVVLAGGPVHPERGFVLHDGGTRWDSTLVIGSGLYLTTSRDILEAMAAGEGPDNAVVALGCAGWGSGQLEHEITENDWLTAPADAELLFELPLDARWQAAAGRIGVDLAHLADYAGHA, encoded by the coding sequence ATGCCCGTGATGCCGACACCCCTTGCCAATCAGGTCCTGATCGCGCTGTCCGCGCTGGCCGATACCAATTTTTCGCGCAGCGTCGCCTTGATCTGCCAACACGACGACGACGGTGCCATGGGCATCGTGGTCAATCGTCCGTCGGAATACACGCTCGGCGAAGTGTTCGGACAGATGGGCGTGGACGGCGGCGACGAATCGCTGCGCGCGCAGGTCGTGCTGGCCGGCGGCCCGGTTCATCCCGAGCGCGGCTTCGTGCTGCACGACGGCGGTACCCGCTGGGATTCGACCCTGGTCATCGGCAGCGGCCTGTACCTGACCACCTCGCGCGACATCCTCGAGGCCATGGCCGCGGGCGAAGGCCCGGACAACGCCGTGGTCGCGCTGGGTTGCGCCGGCTGGGGTTCGGGCCAGCTCGAACACGAAATCACCGAGAACGATTGGCTGACCGCGCCGGCCGACGCCGAGCTGCTGTTCGAACTGCCGCTGGACGCGCGCTGGCAGGCCGCGGCCGGGCGCATCGGCGTCGATCTCGCCCATCTGGCCGATTACGCCGGGCACGCATGA
- the ruvX gene encoding Holliday junction resolvase RuvX: MSSEASHSTIRSDGTVLGFDVGSRRIGVAVGSAFGYGARALAVIDVHGGGPDWGAIDRVLKEWRPDGLIVGDPMTLEGGDQPARVRALSFARQLRQRYKLPVVMVDERSSSVEAAHRFAADRAEGRKRRRDAEALDAVAAAVIVERWAASPGDATDIDLIPP, from the coding sequence ATGAGCTCGGAAGCGAGCCATTCGACCATCCGCAGCGACGGCACCGTGCTCGGATTCGATGTCGGTTCGCGCCGGATCGGGGTCGCGGTCGGCAGCGCGTTCGGCTATGGCGCGCGCGCGCTGGCGGTGATCGACGTGCACGGCGGCGGCCCGGACTGGGGCGCGATCGATCGCGTGCTCAAGGAATGGCGCCCCGATGGTTTGATCGTCGGCGACCCGATGACGCTCGAAGGCGGCGACCAGCCCGCGCGCGTGCGCGCGCTGAGCTTCGCGCGGCAATTGCGTCAGCGTTACAAATTGCCGGTGGTGATGGTCGACGAGCGTTCCAGCTCGGTCGAGGCCGCGCACCGTTTCGCCGCCGATCGCGCCGAAGGCCGCAAGCGCCGCCGCGACGCCGAAGCCCTCGATGCGGTGGCCGCGGCGGTGATCGTCGAACGCTGGGCGGCGTCTCCCGGCGACGCCACCGATATCGACCTGATTCCGCCCTGA
- the mgtE gene encoding magnesium transporter, producing the protein MAEAVRHDKTARQLRLLSDALDSGRLGPVRRLVNTLSPAEIGNLLESLPPGKRVIVWGLVDPEDDGEVLVHVGEEVRESLLADMDTDEIVAAVEDLDIDDLADLVEDLPDTVIDEVLKSMDRENRERLEQVLSYPEDTAGRLMNPDVVTVRADTTIDVVLRYLRLRGELPEHTDHLYVVSRRHQYLGRIALAALLTHEPGTAINKLIDDEQPAIDVGETAGEVARQFSDHDWISAPVVDDNNILLGRITIDDVVDIIREEAEHQALSAAGLDEDEDLFSPVRRAFRRRLIWLSINLCTAFLAASVVGQFEDSIAKLVALAALMPIVAGMGGNAGTQVLALMIRGLALGQIGASNLGVLLRKELAVALINGLVLGIILGVIVLIWFRQPGLSLVIGAALTINMLTAAAGGVLVPITLKRLGFDPALAGGVMLTTLTDVMGFLSFLGLATVILLN; encoded by the coding sequence TTGGCCGAAGCCGTCCGCCACGACAAGACCGCACGTCAGCTGCGCCTGCTTTCCGACGCGCTCGACAGCGGGCGGCTGGGTCCGGTGCGGCGGCTGGTCAACACGCTGTCGCCGGCCGAGATCGGCAACCTGCTCGAATCGCTGCCGCCGGGCAAGCGCGTCATCGTCTGGGGCCTGGTCGATCCGGAGGACGACGGCGAGGTCCTGGTCCACGTCGGCGAGGAAGTGCGCGAGAGCCTGCTCGCGGACATGGACACCGACGAAATCGTCGCCGCGGTCGAAGACCTCGACATCGACGACTTGGCCGACCTGGTCGAAGACCTGCCCGACACGGTCATCGACGAAGTGCTCAAGTCGATGGACCGCGAGAACCGCGAGCGGCTCGAACAGGTCCTGTCCTATCCGGAAGACACCGCCGGCCGCCTGATGAACCCGGACGTGGTGACGGTGCGCGCCGACACCACCATCGACGTGGTGCTGCGCTATCTGCGCCTGCGCGGCGAACTGCCCGAGCACACCGATCACCTGTACGTGGTCAGCCGCCGCCATCAATACCTGGGCCGCATCGCCCTGGCCGCGCTGCTCACCCACGAGCCCGGCACCGCGATCAACAAACTGATCGACGACGAACAGCCCGCGATCGACGTCGGCGAAACCGCCGGCGAAGTCGCGCGCCAGTTCTCCGATCACGACTGGATCAGCGCCCCGGTCGTCGACGACAACAACATCCTGCTCGGCCGCATCACCATCGATGACGTGGTCGACATCATCCGCGAAGAAGCCGAACACCAGGCCTTGAGCGCGGCCGGCCTGGACGAGGACGAAGACCTGTTCAGCCCGGTGCGGCGCGCGTTCCGCCGTCGCCTGATCTGGCTGTCGATCAATCTGTGCACCGCGTTCCTGGCCGCGAGCGTGGTCGGCCAGTTCGAAGACTCCATCGCCAAACTGGTCGCGCTGGCCGCGCTGATGCCGATCGTCGCCGGCATGGGCGGCAACGCCGGCACCCAGGTGCTCGCGCTGATGATCCGCGGCCTCGCCCTGGGCCAGATCGGCGCCTCCAACCTCGGCGTGCTGCTGCGCAAGGAACTGGCGGTCGCGCTGATCAACGGCCTGGTGCTCGGCATCATCCTGGGCGTGATCGTGCTGATCTGGTTCCGCCAGCCCGGCCTGTCGCTGGTGATCGGCGCCGCGCTGACCATCAACATGCTGACCGCCGCCGCCGGCGGCGTGCTGGTGCCGATCACCCTCAAGCGCCTGGGCTTCGATCCGGCGCTGGCCGGCGGCGTCATGCTGACCACGCTGACCGACGTGATGGGCTTCCTGAGCTTCCTGGGGTTGGCGACGGTGATCTTGTTGAATTGA